From a region of the Paenibacillus sp. FSL R10-2734 genome:
- the fliP gene encoding flagellar type III secretion system pore protein FliP (The bacterial flagellar biogenesis protein FliP forms a type III secretion system (T3SS)-type pore required for flagellar assembly.) translates to MKKKLILAILLFGFISIVMMRPIHADPIPNVNIQVGNEDGSSGGTSSISILLLVTVLSIAPAFLVLMTSFTRIVIVLGFVRTSLGTQSMPPNQVLVGLALFLTLFIMSPTLAQVNETALQPYMKGTITQTEAFDKAADPMKEFMFKQTNSKDLLLFMKYTGYTGSAKPATYSDIPLTVMVPAFAIGELKKAFTMGFLIFIPFLIIDIVVASTLMAMGMMMLPPVMISLPFKIMLFVLVDGWYLVIKSLLLSFNT, encoded by the coding sequence ATGAAAAAGAAGCTAATTCTTGCTATTCTGCTGTTCGGGTTCATTAGTATAGTTATGATGCGGCCGATACATGCTGATCCTATACCTAATGTTAATATTCAGGTCGGTAATGAAGATGGTTCAAGCGGTGGTACCAGTTCCATATCAATTCTTCTTCTCGTTACGGTTCTGAGTATTGCTCCTGCGTTTCTAGTTCTTATGACTAGCTTTACTAGAATTGTAATCGTGCTCGGTTTTGTTAGAACATCACTTGGTACTCAGTCTATGCCTCCGAATCAGGTGCTCGTAGGGCTTGCTCTATTTCTGACCCTGTTCATTATGTCGCCAACTTTGGCGCAAGTGAATGAAACGGCATTACAGCCGTATATGAAGGGGACGATTACGCAGACGGAGGCTTTTGATAAAGCTGCAGATCCAATGAAAGAGTTTATGTTTAAACAAACCAATTCCAAAGACCTTCTGTTATTTATGAAATATACCGGTTATACGGGATCGGCTAAACCGGCTACATACAGTGATATTCCACTGACAGTAATGGTGCCTGCTTTCGCAATTGGTGAATTGAAAAAAGCTTTTACAATGGGCTTCTTAATTTTCATTCCATTTCTGATAATAGATATCGTTGTGGCGAGTACGCTGATGGCCATGGGGATGATGATGCTTCCCCCGGTTATGATATCATTACCGTTTAAAATTATGCTCTTTGTACTGGTAGACGGCTGGTACTTAGTCATTAAATCACTACTTCTTAGTTTTAACACCTGA
- the fliQ gene encoding flagellar biosynthesis protein FliQ, with translation MSTEFIIGLASQAVYLVLEVSAPMLILGLVVGLIISIFQATTQIQEQTLAFVPKIVAVLLALLLFGPWIITKLIDFTSQILGNLYMYIG, from the coding sequence ATGAGTACGGAGTTTATAATCGGTCTAGCAAGCCAAGCCGTATATTTAGTGCTGGAAGTCAGCGCTCCCATGCTGATTCTTGGTCTGGTGGTAGGGCTAATAATCAGTATTTTTCAAGCTACGACACAGATTCAGGAACAGACGCTAGCGTTTGTTCCCAAAATCGTCGCAGTGCTGCTGGCTTTATTGCTATTTGGTCCGTGGATTATCACGAAGCTGATTGACTTTACTAGCCAAATTTTAGGGAATCTTTATATGTATATTGGTTAA
- the fliR gene encoding flagellar biosynthetic protein FliR — translation MDTLLQSLPVFLLIFCRITAFFVVVPVFSSQGVPTTFKIGISFFVALVVFSANGTGLTIPQDFSYILLIMREVLIGLLLGFIGYLMFMAIQTAGSFIDIQIGFGIANVIDPMTGTSAPILGNFKYMIALLMFLSMNGHHHLLDAIVYSYKWIPMNNDLFLRMVDGSLSEFLVRTFAQSFVLAFQMSAPLVTALFLTDVGLAFLARTAPQYNVFVIGVPLKIIIGIALLLVLMPGLAVLFQNLFEIMFESMENLLGLMGKKP, via the coding sequence ATGGATACCCTACTGCAAAGTTTACCCGTCTTTTTGCTTATTTTTTGTCGAATAACAGCCTTTTTTGTTGTCGTTCCTGTGTTTTCTTCTCAAGGGGTACCGACAACCTTTAAGATAGGTATTTCTTTTTTTGTAGCCTTGGTAGTCTTTAGTGCTAATGGAACAGGGCTTACGATTCCGCAGGATTTTAGTTATATTTTGCTGATTATGCGAGAGGTATTAATAGGTTTATTACTAGGTTTCATTGGATATTTGATGTTTATGGCGATTCAGACTGCAGGTTCTTTCATTGATATTCAGATTGGCTTCGGTATTGCCAACGTCATTGATCCTATGACTGGAACGTCAGCGCCTATTCTCGGTAACTTCAAATATATGATAGCGCTGCTAATGTTTCTGAGTATGAATGGACATCACCATCTGCTTGATGCCATTGTGTACAGCTATAAATGGATTCCTATGAATAATGATTTATTTTTACGCATGGTAGATGGTAGTTTGTCAGAGTTTCTGGTCCGAACATTTGCGCAGTCGTTTGTACTAGCTTTTCAAATGTCGGCTCCTTTAGTAACTGCATTGTTTCTGACAGATGTGGGTCTTGCCTTTTTGGCGAGAACGGCTCCTCAATATAATGTATTCGTTATAGGGGTTCCGCTCAAAATCATTATAGGTATTGCACTTCTTCTTGTGCTGATGCCAGGTCTGGCTGTGCTGTTTCAGAATCTCTTCGAAATCATGTTTGAATCCATGGAGAATTTACTGGGTCTCATGGGGAAGAAGCCGTAG
- the flhB gene encoding flagellar biosynthesis protein FlhB — protein MPKTKRYRLDLQLFAGEKTEKATPKKRQDARKKGQVAKSAELSGAAVLLAAVASLMMFGNFMKERFMKLYMDVFQNRMMLDVTPENITQLFNQYGLQILILLAPLLGITFVMALVSNLAQVGFMATGEGITPKFSKIDPIKGFKNIFSMRSFVEFLKSILKLLIISYLVYSTLWGEKKNFASLSHISAEGIFKFAAKLTMSLGLKIGVALLVMAFLDFLYQKYEHEKSLKMSKQDIKDEYKKMEGDPLIKGKIRERQRRMAMQRMMQEVPNADVIITNPTHFAVALKYDGSKMEAPQIIAKGQDYVALRIRELAKEHGVVTMENKPLARALFQRAEIGDVVPNDLFQAVAEVLAYVYKLKGKRK, from the coding sequence ATGCCTAAGACGAAGCGTTATAGACTTGATCTTCAACTCTTCGCCGGTGAAAAGACGGAAAAAGCAACCCCGAAGAAACGGCAGGATGCTCGTAAAAAGGGTCAAGTAGCCAAAAGTGCTGAGCTGTCTGGTGCAGCTGTATTGCTAGCTGCGGTAGCTAGCTTGATGATGTTTGGTAACTTTATGAAGGAACGCTTCATGAAGCTATACATGGATGTATTTCAGAATCGAATGATGCTGGATGTTACTCCTGAGAATATTACACAGCTTTTTAATCAGTATGGATTGCAAATATTGATTTTGCTAGCTCCATTACTTGGAATTACATTTGTTATGGCACTTGTATCCAATTTGGCTCAGGTAGGCTTTATGGCCACAGGAGAAGGGATTACCCCTAAATTTAGTAAGATTGATCCCATAAAAGGCTTCAAAAATATTTTCTCCATGCGTTCATTTGTAGAATTCCTGAAATCAATATTGAAGCTTCTAATTATTTCTTATCTGGTATATAGCACATTATGGGGAGAAAAGAAGAATTTTGCATCCCTATCGCATATCAGTGCGGAGGGGATTTTTAAATTTGCGGCCAAGCTGACGATGAGTCTTGGTTTGAAAATCGGGGTTGCCTTGCTAGTTATGGCTTTCCTTGACTTTTTATATCAGAAGTACGAGCACGAAAAAAGTCTGAAAATGTCTAAGCAGGATATCAAAGATGAATACAAAAAAATGGAGGGTGACCCTCTAATCAAAGGTAAGATCAGGGAACGCCAACGCAGAATGGCCATGCAGCGTATGATGCAGGAAGTTCCTAACGCGGATGTAATTATTACAAATCCAACGCACTTTGCGGTTGCGCTAAAATATGACGGTTCCAAAATGGAAGCGCCTCAGATTATAGCAAAAGGGCAGGATTATGTAGCACTTCGTATTCGGGAGCTGGCTAAAGAACATGGCGTCGTGACTATGGAAAACAAACCGCTGGCACGGGCATTATTCCAAAGAGCAGAAATTGGAGATGTCGTTCCAAATGATCTGTTTCAGGCTGTAGCTGAAGTGCTGGCATATGTATATAAGCTTAAAGGTAAGAGGAAATAA
- the flhA gene encoding flagellar biosynthesis protein FlhA, with the protein MKAKDLTVLLGIIGIVLMMILPIPSWLLDVLLVINISIALIIILVAMNTKNSLEFSIFPSLLLITTLFRLALNISTTKLILTYGEAGSVVATFGSWIAGGQIAVGFIVFLILVVVQFIVITKGSERVAEVGARFTLDAMPGKQMSIDADLNAGMINEVQARERRRNVEREADFFGAMDGASKFVKGDAIASIIILLINLIGGFIIGMVVHGMDFSTALSTYSVLTIGDGLVSQIPALLISTAAGLIVTRASSEGNLAEDLTGQLLSYPKLLYIVAVTVAFLGLFTPIHMITTLPLAGLLAFAAYSMGQNLNRKQIAEEQLVEEKQIEEVRSPESVINLLNVDPIEFEFGYGLIPLADTGQGGDLLDRIIMIRRQCALEMGLVVPVIRIRDNIQLKPNEYVIKIKGNTVGGGELLLNHYLAMSPGYDDESINGIETIEPSFGLPALWIDESVKERAELSGYTVVDPPSVVATHLTELIKRYGHELLGRQETKMLVDNLREHYPVLVDDLIPSVLAIGDVQKVLGKLLREKISIRDLVTIFETLADYGTYTKDPDILTEYVRQSLSRQITQQFSQVGETLKVITVGPNLEKKISESVQQSEQGSYLALDPASTQTIYQRLSEQINRLLQSGQQPIVLTSPTIRMYLRQVIERTMQDIPVLSYSELEPNIEIQSVGVVNL; encoded by the coding sequence TTGAAAGCTAAAGATTTAACAGTTTTGCTAGGCATCATCGGTATCGTGCTTATGATGATTCTGCCTATCCCGTCCTGGCTTTTGGACGTTTTGCTTGTTATCAATATTTCTATCGCATTAATTATCATTTTGGTTGCAATGAATACGAAAAATTCGCTCGAATTTTCGATTTTTCCTTCATTGTTGCTGATTACGACATTGTTTCGTCTAGCACTTAACATTTCAACAACTAAACTAATCTTGACTTATGGTGAAGCTGGTTCAGTAGTAGCAACTTTTGGTAGCTGGATCGCAGGTGGACAAATTGCCGTCGGGTTTATCGTGTTTCTGATTTTGGTAGTGGTTCAGTTTATCGTTATTACCAAAGGTTCAGAGCGCGTAGCTGAGGTTGGAGCAAGATTTACCTTGGATGCGATGCCTGGTAAGCAGATGAGTATTGATGCTGATCTTAATGCAGGCATGATTAATGAAGTCCAGGCACGTGAGCGACGCCGCAATGTTGAGCGGGAAGCGGATTTTTTCGGAGCCATGGATGGTGCGAGTAAATTCGTTAAAGGTGATGCGATTGCGAGTATCATTATCCTGTTGATCAATCTTATTGGTGGATTTATTATTGGTATGGTTGTCCACGGAATGGATTTTTCCACTGCGTTATCAACTTACTCCGTATTGACGATCGGTGACGGTCTAGTTAGCCAAATTCCTGCTTTGCTCATTTCGACTGCGGCGGGTCTAATCGTTACAAGAGCTTCATCGGAAGGTAATCTGGCAGAAGATTTGACAGGGCAATTATTGTCTTATCCAAAATTGTTGTACATTGTCGCAGTGACTGTTGCTTTTTTAGGGCTCTTCACACCTATACATATGATCACTACGCTCCCGCTGGCTGGTTTGCTGGCTTTTGCAGCCTACAGTATGGGACAAAATTTAAATCGAAAACAGATTGCCGAAGAGCAGCTTGTTGAAGAGAAGCAAATTGAAGAGGTACGAAGTCCAGAGAGTGTCATCAATTTACTCAATGTAGATCCTATTGAATTTGAGTTCGGCTATGGTCTTATACCTTTGGCTGATACGGGTCAGGGTGGAGATTTACTAGATCGTATCATCATGATTCGACGGCAATGTGCATTAGAAATGGGTCTTGTAGTACCTGTTATACGCATTCGCGACAATATTCAACTAAAACCGAATGAATATGTCATAAAAATTAAAGGAAATACTGTCGGCGGCGGTGAATTATTACTTAATCACTACCTTGCTATGAGTCCAGGATATGATGATGAATCAATAAATGGTATTGAGACCATTGAGCCTTCCTTTGGGCTTCCTGCGCTGTGGATTGACGAATCTGTAAAAGAGCGGGCTGAATTGTCTGGTTATACCGTGGTTGATCCTCCATCCGTTGTTGCTACACATTTGACAGAGCTCATCAAGCGGTATGGACATGAGCTGTTAGGTCGACAGGAAACTAAGATGTTGGTGGATAACCTTAGAGAGCATTATCCAGTGCTTGTCGATGATCTTATTCCTTCCGTATTGGCGATTGGGGATGTGCAGAAGGTACTTGGCAAATTGTTACGCGAAAAAATATCGATTAGAGATTTGGTTACTATCTTCGAGACGTTGGCGGACTATGGGACCTATACCAAAGATCCTGATATTCTTACCGAATATGTTCGTCAGTCGTTGTCCAGACAGATTACTCAGCAATTCTCGCAAGTAGGAGAGACTCTGAAGGTAATTACGGTAGGACCTAACCTGGAGAAGAAAATTTCGGAGAGTGTACAGCAATCAGAACAGGGCAGTTATTTGGCATTGGATCCAGCATCGACTCAAACGATCTATCAGCGGCTTAGTGAACAGATCAATCGACTGCTGCAGTCAGGACAGCAACCCATTGTACTCACATCACCAACCATTCGTATGTATTTGCGACAGGTGATTGAACGGACGATGCAGGACATTCCTGTACTGTCTTATAGCGAGCTAGAGCCTAACATTGAAATACAAAGCGTCGGAGTGGTGAATTTATGA
- the flhF gene encoding flagellar biosynthesis protein FlhF, with protein sequence MRVKRYVVDTMPDAMHSIRSELGSEAVILSTKEIKIGGVLGLFKKKKIEVVAAVETAQKGSVPEKPSKPAMNIPRSAVPQAYQKASSASSTPTVTLEKSEEPRSFAEIAAALSEAIDLEQSTIKDPESLQEIRNVSKDHLKATETIPDEVTSVPAHYESLGLELTSADASTTENDVLREIRDMKLWMERIARQSSGARELPDSLQQLRDLLIEQEMDAVLVEEWISNISERWADEGRTWGPEKFQESLKEQLDGFLSGRIADGISQDTQIVYIAGPTGVGKTTTIAKLAAEQLFKYGRKVGFITSDTYRISAVEQLRTYAAILNVPLEVVQSPGDLQRALFRLESCDLVIMDTAGRNYRNDMLVAELQSLLAKELRSETYLVLSLTSKSRDMKLIAEHFGRYKLDKVIFTKLDETGSYGPLFNVLNDFPLTLSYMTNGQNVPDDLLMASKEQLSEMLLGTGES encoded by the coding sequence ATGAGAGTGAAGCGTTATGTGGTTGATACGATGCCTGACGCCATGCATTCCATTCGCAGCGAGCTTGGAAGCGAGGCCGTCATTTTAAGTACAAAAGAAATCAAGATTGGCGGGGTTTTAGGGTTATTTAAGAAGAAAAAAATAGAGGTTGTAGCGGCCGTTGAGACAGCTCAGAAGGGAAGTGTTCCTGAAAAGCCTTCTAAGCCTGCCATGAACATTCCGCGCAGCGCTGTCCCACAAGCGTACCAAAAAGCTTCATCTGCATCATCTACACCAACTGTCACGTTGGAAAAGTCCGAAGAGCCTCGGTCCTTTGCGGAAATCGCCGCAGCCTTGTCCGAAGCTATTGATCTAGAGCAGTCGACCATAAAGGATCCAGAGTCTTTACAAGAAATTAGGAATGTAAGCAAGGATCATCTTAAAGCGACTGAAACAATTCCGGACGAAGTGACCTCTGTACCAGCTCATTATGAGTCACTTGGTCTGGAATTAACATCAGCAGATGCTTCAACGACTGAAAATGATGTTCTTCGAGAGATTAGAGATATGAAGCTATGGATGGAGCGAATCGCTAGACAATCTTCAGGGGCGAGAGAGTTGCCAGACAGTCTTCAGCAGCTTAGAGATCTTTTGATTGAGCAAGAGATGGATGCCGTACTTGTTGAAGAGTGGATAAGTAATATCTCAGAAAGATGGGCAGATGAAGGGCGTACTTGGGGACCTGAGAAATTTCAGGAGTCCTTGAAAGAACAACTCGATGGATTCCTGTCAGGTCGAATTGCTGATGGGATTTCACAGGACACCCAAATCGTATATATTGCAGGACCCACAGGTGTAGGGAAAACTACTACAATAGCCAAGCTTGCGGCTGAACAGCTATTCAAATACGGACGCAAGGTTGGTTTTATCACTTCCGATACGTATCGGATTTCAGCTGTGGAGCAATTGCGTACATACGCAGCCATCCTAAATGTTCCGCTAGAGGTTGTGCAATCACCAGGAGATTTACAAAGAGCGCTTTTTCGGTTGGAGAGTTGTGATCTTGTAATTATGGATACAGCTGGACGAAATTATCGCAATGATATGCTCGTGGCAGAATTGCAAAGCTTGCTAGCAAAGGAATTAAGAAGTGAGACCTATCTTGTGCTTAGTTTGACTTCGAAAAGCCGTGACATGAAATTGATTGCAGAGCATTTCGGCAGGTATAAGCTGGATAAAGTTATTTTTACCAAGCTAGATGAGACGGGAAGTTATGGGCCACTCTTTAACGTCCTGAATGATTTCCCTCTCACATTATCTTATATGACCAATGGTCAAAATGTACCCGACGATTTATTGATGGCTTCTAAAGAACAACTCAGTGAGATGCTTCTTGGAACAGGTGAATCATGA
- a CDS encoding MinD/ParA family protein has protein sequence MMDQAQSLRQLVSSQDPKLAVKGETSARIITVCSGKGGVGKSNFTLNFALTLKAMGKRVLLFDADIGMANIDVLMGVSAKYNLYHLLKREADIAQIIQLGPNSLPFIAGGSGMDELFSLSESDLNYFSAQIALIADSMDYILFDTGAGLSKETMKFITSADDCLVVTTPEPTAITDAYALMKVVNRTYPEISFKLIVNQAGDEREATVTSDKIRMAASRFLQLDVSYLGHISSDAHVVQAVKRQTPFSLAFPNSVAAKDIHRLALSYLTIDGKKATKVQGIKGFIHKWLKRSK, from the coding sequence ATGATGGATCAGGCACAATCCTTAAGACAGCTTGTATCCAGTCAGGATCCTAAACTAGCTGTAAAAGGGGAAACATCTGCCCGTATCATTACCGTGTGTAGTGGGAAAGGTGGCGTAGGAAAATCGAATTTCACACTTAACTTCGCTTTAACTTTAAAGGCAATGGGAAAGCGAGTATTGTTGTTCGACGCAGATATTGGCATGGCTAACATAGACGTGTTGATGGGCGTTTCGGCAAAGTATAACCTATATCATCTGTTAAAAAGAGAAGCGGATATTGCGCAGATTATTCAGTTAGGGCCGAATTCTCTCCCTTTTATAGCCGGTGGATCGGGTATGGATGAGTTGTTCTCCCTTTCGGAATCGGATCTTAATTATTTCAGTGCCCAGATAGCCCTTATTGCGGACAGTATGGATTATATTTTGTTCGATACAGGTGCTGGATTATCTAAGGAAACGATGAAATTTATAACCTCTGCGGACGATTGTCTAGTAGTTACAACGCCAGAGCCAACTGCTATTACAGACGCTTACGCATTAATGAAGGTTGTAAATCGGACGTATCCGGAAATTTCTTTTAAACTGATCGTGAATCAAGCGGGTGATGAGAGAGAAGCGACAGTTACGAGTGATAAGATTCGTATGGCCGCCAGTCGTTTTTTGCAACTAGATGTTTCCTATCTTGGTCATATAAGCTCAGATGCCCATGTAGTGCAGGCTGTCAAAAGGCAAACACCATTTTCATTGGCTTTTCCAAACAGTGTTGCTGCAAAAGATATACATCGGCTAGCCCTTAGTTATTTGACCATAGATGGTAAAAAAGCTACAAAAGTTCAAGGGATTAAAGGCTTTATCCATAAATGGTTAAAGCGAAGCAAATAA
- a CDS encoding chemotaxis response regulator protein-glutamate methylesterase codes for MKPYKVLVVDDSAFMRKIISDLIEKDADFQVTSTATNGREAIEKINELRPDLVTMDVEMPEMNGLEALKIIMASYPLPVIMLSGINEEGMKETILALEWGAFDFIRKPSISNSQDITGVGESLREQMKEAMLAREQREARASAFKTPVNVPLETTAPRLIPDKPKVEIKSSLKNELIRKPRGKQPIDSTIPPKVTKPLISTRTPISDKTKPRSKVEKKTIPPKPVLNSVVEVSSEPPVLFSDRISGSKDLHKLVAVGCSTGGPRALKVLLEKIPADFPAPIVIVQHMPPNFTKSLAQRLNTFSPLEVLEAEQGMILRKGAAYIAPGGYHLQVTPSTRGQYAVVLTKEEPRNGHRPSVDVLFESLLPLTSLERHVLLMTGMGSDGARMMKSLYDSGVTSTFAESEETCVVYGMPRSAVELQCVKYVLPLQEIAPRLVQAVK; via the coding sequence ATGAAGCCATATAAAGTTTTGGTTGTTGATGATTCTGCATTTATGCGCAAGATCATTTCCGATTTAATTGAAAAGGACGCTGACTTTCAGGTAACGTCAACAGCCACTAATGGTCGAGAAGCTATCGAGAAAATAAACGAGCTTCGTCCAGATCTAGTTACCATGGATGTGGAAATGCCAGAGATGAACGGCCTGGAAGCGCTGAAAATAATAATGGCGTCATATCCGCTGCCAGTGATTATGCTGTCAGGCATTAATGAAGAGGGCATGAAGGAAACCATTCTTGCACTGGAATGGGGCGCATTTGATTTCATTCGTAAACCTTCGATATCTAACTCTCAGGATATAACGGGTGTAGGGGAATCCCTAAGAGAACAAATGAAAGAAGCTATGCTGGCTCGGGAGCAGCGTGAAGCGCGAGCATCTGCTTTTAAGACGCCTGTTAATGTGCCTTTAGAGACAACAGCACCGAGATTGATACCTGACAAACCTAAGGTAGAGATTAAATCTTCTCTTAAAAATGAATTGATAAGAAAACCTAGGGGAAAGCAGCCAATAGATAGTACTATACCCCCAAAAGTAACTAAACCTTTAATCTCTACTCGAACACCAATCTCTGATAAGACTAAACCTAGGTCTAAAGTAGAGAAAAAAACGATCCCGCCCAAGCCGGTGCTGAATTCTGTAGTGGAGGTATCCTCTGAACCTCCTGTACTTTTTTCGGATCGAATATCTGGTAGTAAGGACTTGCACAAATTAGTTGCTGTCGGCTGTTCTACAGGCGGACCACGTGCACTAAAGGTATTGTTGGAGAAAATCCCTGCGGATTTTCCGGCTCCTATTGTCATTGTGCAGCATATGCCACCTAACTTCACGAAATCACTAGCCCAGCGACTGAATACATTCAGTCCGCTAGAAGTGTTAGAAGCAGAGCAGGGGATGATATTACGAAAAGGAGCTGCTTACATTGCACCTGGAGGCTATCATTTACAAGTTACCCCATCAACTAGAGGGCAATATGCAGTTGTACTCACGAAGGAAGAGCCACGTAATGGCCACCGACCTTCAGTGGATGTTTTATTCGAATCGTTGCTCCCACTCACATCGCTAGAAAGGCACGTGTTGCTGATGACAGGGATGGGTAGTGATGGTGCAAGGATGATGAAATCTCTCTATGACTCAGGGGTAACTTCAACTTTTGCTGAAAGTGAAGAGACCTGTGTCGTTTACGGGATGCCGCGATCCGCGGTGGAATTGCAGTGCGTCAAATATGTACTGCCTTTGCAAGAAATTGCTCCAAGGCTAGTGCAAGCCGTTAAATAA
- a CDS encoding chemotaxis protein CheA — translation MDMNQYLSMFIDESNDHLQSLNESMMGLEANPEDLSIVQVIFRSAHTLKGMAATMGFEDLASLTHQMENVLDLVRNNKLRMQDFIFDTLFKSLDALESMVEDITRGGEGKADVSAIVSSLQAIVRGEVPAAGGAGAGAATPAAQAAETPIHLDEFQFSVLEQSIQEGHQVLYVDVTIRKDCQLKAVRAYMVFDLLERSGEVVKSFPSVQDIEQEKFDQSFSLYYITQKTADQIQAMIMNLSEIDKVTAVALDQESLKMLGQESAAAVSEVAATAVETKPASAPAPVASAKPMPTKDEGNKPGTAKAGGAPSRTIRVDIERLDVLMNLFSELLIDRVRLEQLASEVQNGDLTETVEHMGRVSGDLQNIVMKLRMVPVDTVFNRFPRMIRDLAKSLDKKVDLIITGAETELDRTVIDEIGDPLVHLLRNAVDHGIESIADRVAAGKPETGTVHLRAFHSGNHVFIEIEEDGTGIYPEKVLKSAVKKGVITQEQAANMSDEAAYQLLFAPGFSTAEVISDVSGRGVGLDVVKAKISSLGGHVTIYSSPGKGTNFSVQLPLTLSIIAAMLIRLGSEKYAIPLSSIVETGIVKNTQIRTIHGNKMLEFRNSHIPLVSLSRIFSVPDYDESTEEETEIVVVRKGERLVALAVQDFIGQNEIVIKNLGKYLPDIQGISGATILGDGQVALIIDPNAFIK, via the coding sequence ATGGACATGAACCAATATTTATCCATGTTTATTGATGAGTCGAATGATCATCTGCAGTCATTAAACGAGAGCATGATGGGGCTGGAAGCGAATCCTGAGGATCTTAGTATCGTACAGGTAATATTCCGCTCTGCGCACACTTTAAAAGGTATGGCAGCGACTATGGGCTTTGAAGATTTGGCTTCACTTACACACCAAATGGAAAATGTGTTAGATCTTGTACGTAATAACAAGCTGCGCATGCAGGATTTCATTTTTGATACGTTATTCAAAAGTTTGGATGCCTTAGAGTCTATGGTAGAAGATATTACTAGGGGCGGCGAAGGTAAGGCAGATGTATCGGCCATTGTCTCATCCCTACAGGCTATAGTCCGGGGAGAGGTTCCTGCTGCGGGCGGCGCAGGAGCTGGTGCTGCTACACCTGCTGCACAAGCAGCTGAAACACCAATTCATTTGGATGAGTTCCAATTTTCTGTTCTAGAACAATCGATTCAAGAAGGGCATCAAGTATTGTATGTGGATGTAACTATCCGCAAGGATTGTCAACTTAAAGCTGTGCGTGCATATATGGTGTTCGATCTTCTCGAACGCTCAGGCGAAGTGGTTAAATCCTTCCCATCCGTTCAAGATATAGAACAAGAGAAATTTGACCAAAGCTTTTCACTCTATTACATAACCCAAAAAACCGCTGATCAAATTCAGGCCATGATTATGAATTTGTCTGAAATTGATAAAGTAACGGCAGTAGCACTAGATCAAGAATCCTTAAAAATGCTTGGTCAGGAATCGGCAGCAGCCGTTTCTGAGGTAGCTGCTACAGCTGTTGAGACAAAACCTGCATCTGCGCCCGCTCCAGTAGCATCTGCTAAGCCAATGCCTACCAAAGATGAAGGTAATAAGCCGGGAACAGCCAAAGCAGGTGGTGCACCTTCACGTACGATTCGTGTAGATATCGAACGTTTAGACGTGCTCATGAATTTATTTAGTGAGCTTCTGATTGACCGAGTTCGTTTGGAGCAGCTAGCTTCAGAGGTTCAGAATGGTGATCTTACGGAAACCGTCGAGCATATGGGCCGTGTAAGTGGAGATCTCCAGAATATTGTTATGAAGCTTCGAATGGTTCCTGTAGATACCGTATTTAACCGGTTTCCACGCATGATTCGCGATCTAGCAAAGTCGCTTGACAAGAAAGTAGATCTAATTATAACTGGAGCCGAAACGGAGCTTGACCGGACGGTAATCGATGAAATCGGTGATCCGCTAGTACATTTATTACGTAATGCGGTAGATCACGGTATTGAATCCATTGCTGACCGCGTTGCTGCTGGTAAACCAGAGACTGGAACGGTCCATCTACGAGCTTTCCACAGTGGAAATCATGTCTTTATTGAAATCGAAGAAGATGGTACAGGTATTTATCCTGAGAAGGTTCTGAAGTCTGCTGTGAAAAAAGGCGTGATTACGCAAGAACAGGCAGCCAATATGTCGGATGAGGCCGCGTATCAATTGCTATTTGCACCAGGTTTCAGTACGGCAGAGGTTATTTCTGATGTTTCAGGTCGTGGTGTAGGGCTGGATGTTGTAAAAGCTAAGATTTCTTCCTTGGGTGGTCATGTAACGATATATTCTTCACCAGGCAAAGGTACGAATTTCTCAGTGCAGCTGCCACTTACACTATCTATTATTGCAGCAATGCTTATTCGATTGGGCTCTGAGAAGTATGCTATTCCATTATCCTCTATTGTGGAAACTGGTATCGTGAAGAACACTCAAATCCGTACGATTCATGGTAACAAAATGTTGGAATTCCGGAATTCTCATATTCCATTAGTTTCTCTTAGTCGTATCTTTTCGGTGCCTGATTATGATGAGAGTACTGAAGAAGAGACAGAAATCGTAGTTGTTCGCAAGGGAGAACGTCTTGTCGCTTTAGCTGTACAGGATTTTATTGGTCAGAACGAGATCGTTATCAAGAATCTAGGTAAATATTTACCTGATATTCAAGGGATATCTGGCGCAACCATACTTGGGGATGGCCAAGTAGCACTTATTATTGATCCGAATGCGTTTATTAAATAA